The genomic region GGACGAGAAGCGGCAGGTCCGCGCCACCGACCCGCGTGCCGCCGAGGTGCTGGCGAGGGTGGAGGGGCTCCCGCCGGAGCTGATGCGCCGGCTGCACGGCGCCGCGCGCGGGCTGGCCGGGGCGGAGATGGTCCCGCGCGCGCCGCCCGCCGGGGACGGGGCGCCCGGGCTCACCCCCGGCCGCCGGGTCCGCCTCAAGGCGCCCGGGGACCGGCGCACCGACGCGCAGGACCTGCTCTACGCCGGGCGCACGGCGACGGTGGAGAAGGTGGTGCACGACCTCTCCGGCGAGCCGCTCCTCGCGGTCACCATCGACGGCGACCCGGCCGCCGAGCTGCACCGCTGGAAGGGGCGCTTCCACTACTACCGGCTCGACGAGGTGGACCTCCTGCCGGCGGAGGACCGGCCGTGACGCCGCGGGTGCTGGTGGCCGGGGTCGGCAACGTCTTCTTCGGGGACGACGGCTTCGGGCCGGAGCTGGCGCGCCGGCTCGCCGCCCGGCCGCTGCCGCCGGGAGTGCGCGCCGCCGACTTCGGCATCCGCGGGCTCCACCTCGCCTACGAGCTGCTCGAGCCGCTCGACCTGCTGGTGGTGGCCGACGCCGTACGGCGCGGCGGCCCGCCCGGCGAGCTCTACCTCCTCGCCCCGGAGCTGGAAGAGCTCCCGGGGGCCGCCGACGGCCACGCCATGGCCCTGCCCGCCGTCTTCGCCGCGCTCCGGGCCATGGGGGGCACGCCGCCGCGGCTGCTCCTCGTCGGCTGCGAGCCGTCCGCGTGCGAGGGGCTCGGGCTGAGCGAGCCGGTGGCCGGCGCGCTCGACGCGGCGGCCGAGCTGGTGCTGGAGCTGGCGGCGAGGGCGGGCGAGCCCGCGCCGGAACCTGTGCGGGAGGCCGGGCCATGAAGAAGCGGAAGATCGAGCGGTCGCACCGGACGCGGAACCTGCTGATCCTCGGCGCGCTCGGGGCCGCCGTCGGGACGGCGATGGTCTCCTTCGGCGTCGTCCCCGGCCTGCGCCGCTACCTGCGCATGACGCGGATGTAGCGCTCGCAGCCGCCGGCGCGGCTCACCTCAGACCACGGTCAGGATCTCGGCCCCGTCCTCGGTCACGACCAGGGTGTGCTCGAACTGGGCCGACCGCTTCCCGTCCGCGGTGACCGCCGTCCACCCGTCGCGCCAGACCAGCGCCTCCCAGGAGCCGGCGGTGATCATGGGCTCCACGGTGAAGGTCATGCCGGGGACCATGATGGTCCGCGCGCCCGGCGAGTCGTGGTGCGGGATCTGGAGCTGGGTGTGGAAGCTCGCGCCGATGCCGTGGCCGCAGTAGGCCCGCACAACGCCGAAGCCGTGGCGGCTCGCGTGCGCCTCGACGGCCCTCCCGATGGCGCGGACCGGCAGCCCGGGCTTCACCGCGGCGATCCCGACGTCGAGGCACTCCTTCGCGACCCGCACCAGCCGCTGCGACTCGGCGTCCACCTGCCCCACGAGGAAGGTCGCCGAGCAGTCGCCGTGCATCCCGTCCTTGTAGACGGTGATGTCGAGGTTCACGATGTCGCCGTCGGCGAGGGGGCGGCTGTCGGGGATGCCGTGGCAGATCACCTCGTTCACCGAGGTGCAGATCGACTTCGGGAACCCGCCGTAGTTGAGCGGGCTCGGGTAGCAGCCCAGCCGGACGATCTCGGCGTGGGCCACCGCGTCGAGGGCGTCGGTGGTGACGCCGGGCCGCACCGCGGCGCCCGCCACCTGCAGCACCCGCGCGGCGTCCTTGCAGGCCCGCCGCAGCCGCGCGAGCTCCTCCGCCGTCTTCACGTCCCCGCCGCCGGTCCGCTTGGGCCGGCCGGAGGCCGCGTAGTCGGGGCGCGGGATCTCGGGCGGCACCGGCAGGGCCGGCGACACGCGCCCGGGCTCCAGCCCGGCCGGCGCGCGGCGCGGCTCGGCTGGCTGGAGCGCCTGGTCGGCGTCGAGGTGGCAGCGCTTGTACTTCTTGCCGCTGCCGCACCAGCAGGGATCGTTGCGCCCGGGGGCGCGCGGCGGGGAGATCTGCGGGAGCTCGGTGGTCACCCGCCACTTATAACGTCAAATGCGGGCCGGCGCGTCGGTCTGGTTCGGCACGTCCAGGCGCGCGTCGCCCTGGGCCTCGAGCTGCTTCATGAGGTCCTCCATCTGCGACCCGAGCCGATCGAGCAGGTCGTCGTCGAGCGCCTTCTCCACCTTGGGGAAGAGCTCCGACTCCTCCTCCTCCACGTGGTGCAGCACCTGCTCCTTCAGGACCTTCATCTTGGCGTCGAGCTCCTCGCCGTCGGGCTCCTGCTCGACGATGTCGGCGATGATCCGCTTGCCGGCCAGGTGCTCCTCGACCGCCTCCAGGAGCAGCTCCTCGGTCCGGGCGTCCTTGGTGGCCGGGTAGAAGATCTTCTCCTCGATCTCGTCGTGGATGGCGAGCTGGTCCGAGATCTGCTGGCAGAGGCTGGTCCGGGTCTTCCTGGCCCCCGCCCCCAGCTTCTCGAACCTCTCGAACAGCGCCTCCACCTCCCGGTGCTGCTGCTTCAACAGCGCGATGGCGTTCATGCGGCCTCCCTTACCGCGAAGGGTAGGCACGGCGCCCGCCGCGTCCAGCCCGGGGGGACGCCTGCCCGCGCCCACGGCGCCGGGCGCGGGGGGCGGCCGCTATTTCCCGAGCGTCTGGGGCGTGGGCGGCTGGGGAGCCACCGCCGCATTGGGCGGCGCCACCTGCCGCGTGGAGCTCGTCTCCTGCAGGTACCAGGCGTGCTCCGGGCGGCGCAGGATGCCGTCGATGACGCCGTTCACCGCGTCGGCCTGCGCCCTCTTCCCGTGCTCGGCCGCCGCCCGGGCGAGCTCGCGCGCCTCGGGGACGAGCGCGTGGTAGAAGCGCTCCGCCACCTCGAACATGCCGTGCCAGTGGGCGTAGTCGGGCGCGTTCATCGAGACGCCGTGCCGCGCCCGGCGTCCCTCGTGGTGCCACAGGTAGAACCAGTCCCACTCGATCTTCTCGTCGAACTCCTTCGGCGTGATGAGCCCCTGCTTCTTGAGCTCGTCCATGATCGCCTTGCCCGGCCTGGCGAACTTCTCGTTGTAGAGCCGCTCGAAGTCGTCGTACTGGACGTAGAAGTCGTTCACGTAGCTCTGCGCGTGACAGACGTTGCAGGCCTGCTTCATGCGGTCGCGCTTCTGCTCCGCGGTGTCCACCACCGCCGCCTTGCGCTTCGCCGGGTCGGTCTCCGTGACCACCTTGTGCTGCGCGTCGGTGTCCATCCGCTGCGAGATGGGCGGCCGGTTGGTCCAGCTGATCCGCTCGCCCGGATCGTGGGTCACCTTCCCGCCGTTCACGTTGGCCGACATGTGGCACGAGGCGCAGGTGGGCGCGGCGGTGTAGTCCTTGCCGAGCACCCAGCTCTTCGCGCCGAGCGCCATCTCGTCCTTCCGGTCGCGGTAGGCGATGCCGTGCTTCGACTCCTCGAAGATCTCCTTCTGCGGGTGGTCGGGCCCGAGGTGGCACTTGCCGCAGTTCTCCGGCTGCCGCGCCCGGCGCGGCGAGAAGTCGTGGCGGGCGTGGCAGGCGGTGCAGCTGCCGAGCGAGCCGTCGAGGTTCATGCGGCCGATGCCGGTGTTGGGCCAGGTGGCGGCGACGAAGAGCGGCCGGCCGTCGGCGTCCCGCGCCACCCGGGCGAGCGCCTCGGGGCGGGTCGGCTTCCCGTCCGGCCCGGGCGCGAGGTCGTCCACGGTGATCCGCCCGCCGTCCTTGGACTGGAGCGCCACCTTGGTGCCGTGGCAGTTCTGGCAGCCCGACTCGGCGCTCGCCATCCCGTTCACGCTCTCGAGGGCCGGGGCGCCGGCCGGCGCGTGCGGGTTGAAGCGCTCGCGCGCCCCCTCCACCGTCTCGGCCATGAAGTTGTCGAGCGAGGCGAGGATGTTCCCCGCCTTGGCGTGGTGGCTCGCCTCGAACTCCCTGTCCTCGCGCTGGTGGCAGCGGGCGCAGTCGCGGGGCGTGACCACGGTCGCGACGAGCGCGCCGTTGTGCTCGAAGGCATCGGCGTCGCCCCGCTCGGCGCGGTGGCACTCGAGGCAGCCCACGCCCTTCCGCGCGTGCCCGCTCTCCCGCCACTGCTGCACGATGCCGGGGTTGGTCGAGGCGTGGCAGTCGAGGCAGGCCTGCGACCCCTTCGAGACGACGACCCCCGCGGCCTTGGGGGCCTTGGGGGTCTTCCTGGCTCCGCCCTCGCCCGCCGCCAGGGAGGCGGCCGGGGCGAGGACGGCGAGGGCGACGGCGACGGACGCTGCTCGGAGCGCGGAAGCGGGCCTCACGTGACCTCCAGCCCGCCTCCGCGCTCCCGCGCCCCGCTCAGGCGGCGCGCTTCAGGGAGCCGTTGCGGGTGCTGGAATCGTCGCGCTCCTTCCGCCGCAGCGCCAAGTCCCCAAAGATGGCCTTCGCGACGAAGGCGACCAGGGCGAGCGCGCCCGCGTCGAACACCACGTCGGGGAAGACGCGCAGCCAGGTGGCGGTGTGGATGAAGGACGAGCCGGTCACCTCCGGGCTGCGCGCGTACCAGATGCCGTGCTTGATGGCGATGGCGAACTGGTAGAAGCCGGCCGGGAGGAGCGAGAGGACGATCATCCCGGCGAGGCCGAGGTTGAGCGCCCAGAAGGCGAACCCGAGCAGGCGATCGTCCCAGGCGGCCTTGCGGACGGTGTGGCGCATCGAGAAGAGCATGAGCGCGATGGCGAGGAAGCCGTACACGCCGAACAGCGCGCCGTGCGAGTGGATGGGCGTCGTGTTGAGCCCCTGCGCGTAGTAGAGGACGATCGGCGGGTTGATGAGGAACCCGAAGACGCCGGCCCCGATCATGTTCCAGAAGGCCACCGCCGTGAAGAAGTAGAGCGGCCAGCGGTAGGGCGACTGGTTGCCCGCGAGCTTCGCGACCTTGAGGTTCTGGTAGACCTCGAAGCCGAGCAGCGTGAGCGGCACCACCTCGAGCGCCGAGAAGGTCGCGCCGAGCGCCGTGATCATGAGCGGCGAGCCGGTGAAGTAGAGGTGGTGGAAGGTGCCGATGATGCCGGAGCCGAGGTAGAGCAGGATGCTGAAGTAGGTGGCCTTGAGGGCGCTCGAGGACTTCACCGCGCCGATCTGGGTGAGCACGAAGGCGAGCGCGACGGTCGCGAACACCTCGAAGAAGTTCTCCACCCAGAGGTGCACCACCCACCAGCGCCAGTAGTCGGCCATCGCGATGTGGGTGCCCGGCGTGTAGAAGAGCCCCACCGAGTAGAAGAGCGGGATGGAGACCGAGGCGTAGAGGAGGAGGTGGGTGAGGCCGCCCTTGTCCTGCTCCTTCTGCAGGGCCGGCTTGATGGCGCGGTAGACGAGGACGAGCCAGAGCAGCATGCCGGCGATGAGCGCCACCTGCCAGACGCGGCCGAGCTCGATGTACTCGTAGCCCTGGTGGCCGATGAGCCAGCCGTTCTCGCCGGAGAGCTTGCCCTGGATGCCGGCCCAGGTGCCGACCAGCGAGCCGACGACGACCACCACCAGCGCGCCGAGGAGGGTCAGCACGAGCGCCTTCTGGGCCTTCGGCTCCACGCCGCCCACCGCCGGGCCGATGAAGAGGCCGGTGGCGAGCCAGCAGGTGGCGATCCAGAACACCGCGAGCTGCAGGTGCCAGGTGCGGCTGGCCGCGTACGGCAGGATGCCGCCGAGGTCCATGCCGAAGAACTTGTTGCCCTCGACCGCGTAGTGACCGGTGAGCGAGCCGAGCGCGGCCTGGAGCACGAAGAGCACGAGGGCGATGAGGAAGAAGGGCAGCGTGGCGCGCTGGCTCGGGGTCGGGTTCGGCTCGGCGAGCGGCGCGAGCTCGGGCCGGTGCTCGTCCTCGCCGTTGCGCATGTAGAAGTAGATGGCGAGGCCGGTGCCGGCGATGAGCAGGAGCACGCTGGCGATGG from Anaeromyxobacter paludicola harbors:
- a CDS encoding hydrogenase maturation protease; this encodes MTPRVLVAGVGNVFFGDDGFGPELARRLAARPLPPGVRAADFGIRGLHLAYELLEPLDLLVVADAVRRGGPPGELYLLAPELEELPGAADGHAMALPAVFAALRAMGGTPPRLLLVGCEPSACEGLGLSEPVAGALDAAAELVLELAARAGEPAPEPVREAGP
- the map gene encoding type I methionyl aminopeptidase, which translates into the protein MTTELPQISPPRAPGRNDPCWCGSGKKYKRCHLDADQALQPAEPRRAPAGLEPGRVSPALPVPPEIPRPDYAASGRPKRTGGGDVKTAEELARLRRACKDAARVLQVAGAAVRPGVTTDALDAVAHAEIVRLGCYPSPLNYGGFPKSICTSVNEVICHGIPDSRPLADGDIVNLDITVYKDGMHGDCSATFLVGQVDAESQRLVRVAKECLDVGIAAVKPGLPVRAIGRAVEAHASRHGFGVVRAYCGHGIGASFHTQLQIPHHDSPGARTIMVPGMTFTVEPMITAGSWEALVWRDGWTAVTADGKRSAQFEHTLVVTEDGAEILTVV
- a CDS encoding hemerythrin domain-containing protein, with product MNAIALLKQQHREVEALFERFEKLGAGARKTRTSLCQQISDQLAIHDEIEEKIFYPATKDARTEELLLEAVEEHLAGKRIIADIVEQEPDGEELDAKMKVLKEQVLHHVEEEESELFPKVEKALDDDLLDRLGSQMEDLMKQLEAQGDARLDVPNQTDAPARI
- a CDS encoding multiheme c-type cytochrome, with amino-acid sequence MRPASALRAASVAVALAVLAPAASLAAGEGGARKTPKAPKAAGVVVSKGSQACLDCHASTNPGIVQQWRESGHARKGVGCLECHRAERGDADAFEHNGALVATVVTPRDCARCHQREDREFEASHHAKAGNILASLDNFMAETVEGARERFNPHAPAGAPALESVNGMASAESGCQNCHGTKVALQSKDGGRITVDDLAPGPDGKPTRPEALARVARDADGRPLFVAATWPNTGIGRMNLDGSLGSCTACHARHDFSPRRARQPENCGKCHLGPDHPQKEIFEESKHGIAYRDRKDEMALGAKSWVLGKDYTAAPTCASCHMSANVNGGKVTHDPGERISWTNRPPISQRMDTDAQHKVVTETDPAKRKAAVVDTAEQKRDRMKQACNVCHAQSYVNDFYVQYDDFERLYNEKFARPGKAIMDELKKQGLITPKEFDEKIEWDWFYLWHHEGRRARHGVSMNAPDYAHWHGMFEVAERFYHALVPEARELARAAAEHGKRAQADAVNGVIDGILRRPEHAWYLQETSSTRQVAPPNAAVAPQPPTPQTLGK
- a CDS encoding nitric-oxide reductase large subunit, which translates into the protein MPSHRTRAVLLFVVVAAFSVLIFGGAQISRYKPPIPGRVVDAQGQVIFTAEDVVAGQKYYLSRGGQHVGSILGHGAYLAPDWTADSLHRTALVTAGLAHGLDAGAARAFTQADLEALDAGERGRVQALVKDELHRNRYDAATDTLTLSRGQATAFPTLVAYYDQLFQKGSDAMSIPPGFVDSPERARQVTAFYFWTAWSGMTDRPGETFTYTANWPFDPLAGNGPLPSALIWSIASVLLLIAGTGLAIYFYMRNGEDEHRPELAPLAEPNPTPSQRATLPFFLIALVLFVLQAALGSLTGHYAVEGNKFFGMDLGGILPYAASRTWHLQLAVFWIATCWLATGLFIGPAVGGVEPKAQKALVLTLLGALVVVVVGSLVGTWAGIQGKLSGENGWLIGHQGYEYIELGRVWQVALIAGMLLWLVLVYRAIKPALQKEQDKGGLTHLLLYASVSIPLFYSVGLFYTPGTHIAMADYWRWWVVHLWVENFFEVFATVALAFVLTQIGAVKSSSALKATYFSILLYLGSGIIGTFHHLYFTGSPLMITALGATFSALEVVPLTLLGFEVYQNLKVAKLAGNQSPYRWPLYFFTAVAFWNMIGAGVFGFLINPPIVLYYAQGLNTTPIHSHGALFGVYGFLAIALMLFSMRHTVRKAAWDDRLLGFAFWALNLGLAGMIVLSLLPAGFYQFAIAIKHGIWYARSPEVTGSSFIHTATWLRVFPDVVFDAGALALVAFVAKAIFGDLALRRKERDDSSTRNGSLKRAA